The following is a genomic window from Prevotella nigrescens.
CAAGCAGAATTAAATAAACTTACTGTTTGTGCTGGCGTTGCTTTTATAAAATCGTCTTATCCTTTTTATTATGGTTATGAATTGGCAAAACAACTTTGTGATAAGGCGAAGGATGTGGCAAGGGACCAAAATAAAATCTTAGCACCATCGTGTCTAATGTTTCATAAAGTGCAAGACTCTTTTATTATGCGATACGATGAAATTGTAAAAAGAGAATTGCAAATTGTCTACGAAAAAGATAAAAACGACGATAAGCAAACGAAAGAGAATGATAAGGATATAAAAAAGAATGTATCGTTTTGTTTTGGTCCTTATTTTCTTGATAAAAAACAGACTCCCGAAAACTATTATACCATAAACGATTTAGAAAGAATAAGTGAGGAATTAGATAAAGAGAGTGCCGACGGTATTAAAACTGGCGTAAGACAATGGTTAACACTTATGCATGAAAATAACGAAAAGGCAATGCAACGTTTAAAACGTATGAAAACTTTAAACGAAACGCAAAGAGAATTGATAGACGATTTAACAAAAAGTAGAGATTTAGACGAAAAATGGAATGTTTATCCAGCCTATGATGTGTTAGCTTTCCATACTATTATGAATCAAAAAACAAAAAAGGAGAAAGAAAATGATGGACATAAAATATAAAATAGCGTTTTTTTCAAATTGGCATTGTGGTTCTGGCTTAGCAGCAGGAGCCGATGTCGATGAATTAGTTATTAAAGATAGCAATAAATTGCCATACGTTCCCGGACGAACTGTAAAAGGATTACTTAGAGAAGCTGCAAATATGCTTTCACAATTTAAGAAAGTACCACAAGACAGCCTAAAACGAATATTTGGACTTGGAGGCGATGATGAAAAATTTGGCTCTCAGAGTACAGTTTCGTTTACCGATGCAACACTTTGCGAAGACGAAAAACTTACTATTATAAATAATGAACTTACAAACTATTTGTATATGTCTGTAGCTTCTACAGCTATTGATGAAAAAGGAATAGCAAAAGACCTCTCGCTTAGAAAAATTGAAACAACAATTCCCTGCAATGTTTATGGCACAATTCTGAATGTAGCCAATGAAGATGTAGAATTGTTGTTAGAAACATTTAAATGGGTAAAGCGTTTGGGATTAGGTCGTAATAGAGGATATGGAAGATGTGAAATAAGTAAGGAGGATTAGAAATATGGAGAAGATACAATTTAAATGTGAGTTGCTTTCGGATATTGTTCTGAACGATTCGCCTGCAACAGAAGGAAAACGAAAATGTATTGATTTTATTTCTGGAAATAACTTTCTTGGAATTGTTGCATCACAATTATATGGAGAAACTGATGAAACTTCGTGGCTTATTTTTCATAGTGGAAATGTTCGTTTTGGCGATGCACATCCTTCTTTTAACGGAATAAGAAGTCTGCGAGTTCCTGCATCGTTCTACTATCCTAAGTTAAAAAAGATAGACGATGCTTGTTATGTTCATCATTTTGTAAAGCACGACGATGAAATTAAAGGCTTGCAACTAAAGCAATGTAGAGGCGATTTTTATGTGTTTAGCGAACAAAACGAGGCTACTAAGGTGAAAGTACTGAAAGATTTCTCTATTAAGTCGGCATACGATAGTGATTTGCGTAGAGCAAAAGATAGTCAAATGTTTGGTTATGAAGCATTGTGTAAAGGACTTGTTATGTATTTCTCTATTGAAATTGACGAGAATGCCCTACATTGTAAAGACAGTATTGTAA
Proteins encoded in this region:
- a CDS encoding RAMP superfamily CRISPR-associated protein, which translates into the protein MMDIKYKIAFFSNWHCGSGLAAGADVDELVIKDSNKLPYVPGRTVKGLLREAANMLSQFKKVPQDSLKRIFGLGGDDEKFGSQSTVSFTDATLCEDEKLTIINNELTNYLYMSVASTAIDEKGIAKDLSLRKIETTIPCNVYGTILNVANEDVELLLETFKWVKRLGLGRNRGYGRCEISKED